The stretch of DNA GGGCCGTCAAGGATGTTCCGAAAGCCACTATTTTCAGCGGTTGTGGACTATCGGCATGGCCGCTTTTGACCGCTGAAAACATCACCAGACACGCCAGAAACAGAACCAATCCATAAACCGGTCGCCTCGCAGTCGGCCCGGCTCGCCAAGGCAGCAAACACATCATGGGGAGACCTTGCAGCAGGCTTGTGACAATTTCGTGAAACGGCCGATCATGCCCTTTCGAGCAAGGCGAAACTATCCAACCTCACCTTGGCGGATGGCTGCTTTGGGACGCCGAGGATATTAACGACGTGAAACAGCCGCCAATCACTCCTGGCGAAATACGTGCTGCATCTGATCGGTCAGCGGCTTCGTCAGATAGGATATTACGGTCCGGTCGCCGATCTTGATAAAGACCTCGGCCGGCATGCCCGGATAGAGCTTTATCGTCTTCATCCTGGCAATGCTTTCAGCCTTCGGCTTGACGCGCAGCGGATAGTAACTGATGCCTGTGCGCTCATCCTTGACGATATCGGGCGCGATCGAGGTAATCTCACCGCTCACATCAGGCGTCGTGCGTTGATCGAAAGCGCTGAAACGCACATCGACGGACTGGCCGACGTGAACCTGGTCAATATCGCGGGTGGCGACTTTCGCCTCGACCATAAGTTCGTTATTTTCGGGAACGACGAGCATCAACGTCTGACCGGGATCAATGACACCATTGACGGTGTGAACCGAAAGTTCGTGAACTCGCCCCGTCAACGGTGCGGTAATGTCGAGACGGTGCAGCTGATCGAGCGCCGTTCCGCGGCGCTCTTCATATTCGGCGATCTGCGCCTCGACGTCGGTCAGGTCCTTTGCGATCTCCGAACGACGATCCTCATCCAGCTGGATCGACTGGCGATCGATCTCGATTGCCTTACCCTCGGCCTCCGCCTTAGCTGCGATTTCCTGGCCGCTATTGCCCTGGAGATCGGCGCGGGCGCGCTTGAGCGTATTCAAACGCTGAAGCGTGACGAGCCCCTTCTTGTAGAGCGTATCAATGCCCTCGAGCTCCTGTTCGATCAAGCCCAAGGCATCGTTGGTGGCATTGATCTGAACGACCAACCCCTTTACCTGCTCGCCCAGTTGGTCCTTGCGCGATGCCAACTGGCTCTTCATTCCGATAAGCGCCGTCCTGCGACTGTCGAACAACTTCTGCTCGCCATCGAGAAGCTTCGCCGCGGAGGTGCTGGAAGTCAGATCGCTGATGTTTTCCTCGACCTCGAACGAATCGGCGCCGATTCGTTCCGCCTTCAGACGGGCGCGGCGTGCATAAAGCTGAGCGAGCGTGCTTTCGACAATCGAGAGGTTCGCTCTTGTCGTCGTCCCATCGAGCCGTATCAGCACCTGCCCTGCCGTCACATGGTCGTTTTCGGAGACTAGCAATTCCGACACGATACCGCCTGTCAGGTGCTGGACCTTCTTGACATCACCGTCGACGACGATCACGCCCTCGCCGATGACTGCGCTCGAAAGCTCTGTCGTCGCCGCCCAACCGCCAATGCCGCAAACGAGGGCTATCGACAACACACCGACAACGGCAACATGCCGATTGAGGGAGCGTTTCGATTCACTGATAACTTTATTCACAATCTTCCCTCTGGCCTATTCGGCCGCATTCATGCCGTCGACCACGACTTTAAGCTGAGCCACGCGCTCGGCAATCGGCGTGCGCGCCGCTTCCGGCCGGCTGACCCTTGCGAGAACTTCCTCTTTGGGACCGAACGCGATCATGCGGCCATCCTGCATCATCAGCACGAAGTCGCAGACCGCCAGAACGCCGGACCGATGTGCGATGACAACGACAATGCCGCCGCGTGCACGCACGCTCATGATCGCGGCACTCAGCGCCCGCTCGCCTTCCTCGTCGAGATTGGAGTTCGGTTCGTCGAGCACGACGAGGAATGGTTCGCCGTAAAGCGCTCTTGCAAGCGCGATACGCTGCCTCTGGCCGGCTGAAAGCGCGGCACCACCTTCGCCGATTTCGGTTTCATAACCGTTCGGCAGACGAAGAATGAGATCGTGAACACGCGCCGCCCTCGCTGCGGCAACCACCGTCTCTGGCGACATTTCCTTCGCGAAACGGCAGATATTCTGCGCGACGGTCCCCGAGAAAAGCTCCACATCCTGCGGGAGATAACCAATATGCCGGCCAAGTGCGTCACCGTCCCACTGGTCGAGTGCCGCGCCATCGAGGCGAATGGATCCTCTGACTGTCGGCCAGATGCCCATCATCGCCCGCGCCAGCGACGACTTACCCGAGGCACTGTAACCAATGACCCCAAGCGCGCTCCCTGCCCGTAAGCCGAAGCTGACATCGGAGATGACCAGGCGCTGGCCCGCTGGCGGTCCGCTTGCCAAGCCCTCGACGGTGACTTGCTTGGTGGGAGCCGCGAGCGCAAGGGGGGCTGGAATCTCAGGAATGGTTTTCAGCAGGCTCGAAAGCCGCGCCCAACTCTGCTGGGCAGAAACGAAACCACGCCAATTTCCGATCGCCGCTTCGACAGGCGCCAGGGCGCGAGAGGTCAATATCGAGCCGGCGATGATAATTCCCGAAGAAGCCTGTCCTTGGATGACCAGAATTGCGCCGGTCGCGAGCGTTCCCGATTGCAAAGCAATACGGAAAATCTTCGACAAGGTGGCATACCCATTGCCGACATCCGATGCCTGCCGGGTGATCGTCCGGTATTCACTGTTCTTGCGGTCCCAGATCTCGGCCATCGTACCCGCCATGCCCATGGCGTGAATGACCTCGGAATTGCGGATCGAGGTCTGCGCAAAGGCATTTCGCATATTGGCGGAGTCAGACTGCTTTTTTGAGAGCGTACGCGTTCCCTGATTGGTCAGGAAGGTCAGAATGGCGAGAACCAGCGATCCACCGATCGCGATATATCCGATCGCCGGATGAAAGAGGAAGCAGATCACGATATAAAACGGCAACCAGGGCAGATCGAACATCGCCGTCGGGCCCATGCCGGACAGGAAGGTTCTGATCTGGTCGAAGTCGCGCAGCGGCTGAAGCCCGTCGCCGCCGATCTTGACCTTCAACGGAGCCTTGATCAGCGCCCGGAACACACGTCCGTTTACCATCTCGTCAAGCGCGCCGGCAACACGCACGAGCATCCTGCTTCGCAGAACCTCGAACGCTCCTTGGAAGACGTAAAGCATTAATGCAAGTATTGCCAGGACCGCCAGCGAGGGTATGCTTTTGCTGGGGATGACCCGGTCATACACCTCAAGCATAAAAAATGAACTTGTAAGATAGAGGATATTGATAAGCGCGCTTGCTATTCCAATGAAGACAAGTCCCCCCTTGCATTTCCTCAATGCTTTGGATGGCTCGCTGACATCAGCTGCTGAACTCTGAAACACGAAGTAATCCCTCTCTTACCGCATCGCACGAAAGCAAATATGCCCGCGCACACTCTAGCTCCGGGTCCATCACGCCCGATCAATGACACGACTGCCTTGGACCCCGACACGGCGCCGGACCCGCTTGCAAGCCCACGACCTATTACATGAATCCAACCAAAAAGTGACCAAAAATTCCAATTTATAACGAGCGGTTTCAGGGATTCTGACTTGACGCTACGCTAAATATACCAACCTAAGCAAGTGAAAATCGCAAATTGCCCAACAACGGCGCAGAGGAATGAACGCGTGGCGCGCATATGGGCGACGTTTACTGAGGCATTAACTATAAATTCAATCTATAGTTCATTTTTCCTATGAACGGCGGAAATATTTTTTTATCCGCATCTCCCCGGCCTTCGACCGCCGACACCCCTTCATCATCAAGCTTTCAAGTGTTGAACAGCGGGGCCGGCGCTCTCTAAATTTGGCGTGATTCAAACCAGCAGGTGCGACGCTTGGCTGCTATGGAACGCGTCCACATTGATATACACGCCGAGCGAGTCGGTATCGATGTGAGAAGCGCCGTCAGAAATCTTGTATTGGAAGGATTCACTGACCTTTCCGCTGAGACCGGCGATTTTCACCGCATCGACGGTATAGGTGTAATCACCATCGCTCTCCACGTGGATGACGCCGTATTTCCCGGTCAGCGTCAGGCCATGCTTATCCACTGCACTGTCACCGAAGCGACGAAGCAGCACGGTTCCATTGATTGCGCTATCGTTTTCGAGAAGGTTGCCATGATAGGCGCTGCCCGTGTCCGTGGAGATTTTCAGGCTGTCATGGGCTGCGACAATCCTGGGAACGGCGACGGTGGGTGCGGTCGGAACCTGCGCTTCGGCCGCGGGCGCCGGAGTGCTTGTCTGCGTCGGTGTTGACGGTTCGACATACGGCTCCACAACCGGCGTGGTAGGCGTCTGCTCATTGTTGGACTGGGTGTTGCCAGTCGCAGCGTCGACTTCGGCCTGCGCTTGCTCCAGCGTCTTATTGTCGTTGATCGAGAAGGTGCTCTGGAGGACAATTGCGACCGGCATCGTCAACGTCGACACCGCGCTGTCGATGATATTATCATAGAAAGAGCCGGATGCAGGCCTGTCGACCTTCAGCGCCGAGGACGACAGGTCGTCAAAGACATTACCATAAATATCGATATCGGTGCGTGTATAGCTTGGGTAACCTGCAGCGCTGATCGACACGCCCCAGACGCCGTCATGGATATAGTTTCCACTGATATCGTAATTTGTCGCATTGCCCTGATCGCCAAGGCCGATACCGTAGGACCAACTATAGCCGCCGTATCCCGAGATGTCGTTGTCGTGGATGGCGATATTCGTGCCCGCGTTGGCACCTATCCCGAAACCGCCGCCGATCACGGTGTTGTCCTCGACCGCTGCATCCACAGCCCGAACAAGCACCAGGACGCCCTTTGCGCTATTGGTCTCCGTCTGCTCTAGGTGGTTACCCTTGATCAGGATATTGCTGCTGTCGTTCAACTGAACGGCGTCTGCCGCAGCGCCCTGGCTGTTGATGACCAGATTATTAACGATGGTAACGCCAATCACTTTATCCATCCAGATGCCGTCTCCATTTACCCCGGAAATCTTGCTGTTCTCGATGGTAATGTTCTGGCTGCTCTGGAAATTGACGGAACCGGGCTTGCCGGCAAGTCCGGTATTTTCGACCTCGACGTTGCGGACGGTCCAGTTGGAGACATTTCCCGCATATATCGCCGCACCCCCGGTATCAGCAATCTTGATGTTCTCCACGATGATGTTTGAAGCCTTCGAGCCGTGGATACCGTCATTGCTGCTGTGAATAACCGGCGCATCGCCAACGCCGTAACTGCCAATTGTAATCGGAGAACTGACAGTGCCGGAGTATTTCAGGTCGAATTGCTCGTTAAACACGCTTCCGGCGGCAAGCAGCACGCTGTCTCCCGGCTTTAGCCTCAGGGATTCGACAGCGGAAAGCGTCGCGAAAGCCGACTGCTCGCTCACTCCACTGTTCTGATTGGATCCTGTTGCCGAATTTACATAGTAGACGGTCACGCCGTGATCTCCCAAAGATACTGGAAAATCTTTTAACCGCGGACCTCTCTCTGCCTGCTAAAATGGAACACTAAAATGCGTTCTATCTCGCGATAATTCTTAAGCTGACCACAAAACATCTTCATTTCTTGAATATTTTGCATTGCAACAAAATTGCGTCGCACAGTTAGGTGCGATGTTACCAAATATCTCTAGTGTAAATAAAATTACTCTCCACGCATCGCGTATTAGTTTACGCCAATTGCGCCTCGAGAGAAGCATTACTTGATAAACAAATGTTACAAAATCATGGCACCAGTTACTTCGTCGAAAAGCAGGCGCCGGTGCGGGAGCCGAAGCAAGATTGAGTTTTCACGCTGTAACCCATAGTGATTATATCAACATCTCATCTGCGCATCAGAACCGCAACGTATTCTTATAAATTGCCCCTGAATAAACATTCTTCTCCTCTGAAGAAACAGAGGTCCGCATCTGCCATTTGCACTTTCACTTATTATTAACGCAATAATTACCATGCGTTTCATCGCCTTATGCGTGTTACAGGTGTGTCATTATTGTACTATACACCCGAATATGTTCACTTGCTGTTAACTGCACCCTTGACTCTCTGTATTAAGATATCCTTAATCGACCAGCTCGCTAAAGGTCAGAATTGACTTAGCAAAGAATAATTCAAGGAGAGAACTGATGGCTGTTCACGCAACCGACGATAGTGCAACATTCCTGGAAACCGACGCCATTTCAGGAAATCTGCTTTCCAACGATTCATCCGATAACGGACACTTGTTCCTGCGCGCCTTCGACGGCGCGAGCGTAGGCGCCAAGAGCGGCAACAGCCAGGTCACCGAGATCCAGGGCGACTACGGCACCTTCTTCGTTAAGCCCGATGGCAGCTACACCTATGTGCTAAGCGATGCTGCCAAGGTCAACTTCACCAATGGTGAGTTGCTCCAGGAGAAAGTCGCGTACAAGATCTCCGACGGCAGCGGTCATACCGATGTCGGCCTGTTCACCCTGAACATTCAGGGCGTAACCCAGGTAAAGCCGATCGCGGTCGACGACCACTACAGCTTCACCGAAGGCGACGCCATCGGCGGCAACGCTCTGGACAACGACATTGCCGGCGACAATGGTCATCTCTTCCTCCGTCAGTTCGGCACCACGACCGTAAACGGCGACCCGAGCGCAACGACCGACGTCGCCGGCACCTATGGCACGTTCCATGTAAAAGCGGATGGATCATTCACCTATGATCTGGCAGTAGATGTTGCTCCGGGCGATCACGTCACGGAAACCATCCAGTTCTACAAAATCTCCGACGGCGAAGGCCACACCGACGCCGGTGTTCTGACGCTCAACATCAATGGCGCGGACGCAGAAGTCTGATCGTCAATAGCCAATCAAAAACACGCCCGCAGCGAAGACGGCGGGCGTTGTTTTGTGCAAGTTGAGTCGCGTCAAGAGAAAGAGCCATGGGTGCTCAGCCTGTTGGCAACGAACTCGGAACAGTCTTTAAAAACCTGTCTCGATGATTTACTTGCTGCAGCGCTGTCGGAACCGCGCCGTCGCGGCCTCTCCAACGCTCGTCCAGCTTCGATCGAAGATCGGGCGAAGCTGTGGGCTGATCTCTCTTATCGTGGCATTGACCCTGCAACGATCGCCCCGTTTCAGCATGGTCATGAGATCGCTATCGAGCGCGCGCGCTGCCGCGGCGAGTGTTGCATTGGTGAAATCGTTCCAGAAATAAAATCGCGTCAGGATCATCACCTGGTCATACGGCGCAAGCGCAACCGAACGCTTCATCATTCCCGCGATCGAGGCCGGCTCTTCCGCAATTGTCGACTGCACAGCCGCAAGACGAAGCCAAAAATTGCTGTTCGTCGGCATACACGAAAGCGCATGCCGCAGATATTGGCGCGCACTCGAGGCCGCAGCGGCCCAGCCGTCGTAATTGACATTGACATTCTGCCGATCGAGTTGCGCCAGAACGAGGGTTACGCCAGCAGCCACGATGTCGGATCGGCAATAGTGTCCGTCAACGACGTCGACACTGCGCGACGCATATTTGGTCACGACATCATCCGCAACGGTCTCGCCACGCTCGATCCTTTCGGCGACGATCGAGATGCTGGCCGTTCTTATCGAAGCGTAGAGCTCTCGACCGGCCAGCACCACCAAGACGACGCTGACGATAACGAAGGCGATCCTGGTAATCGAAACGGACTGACTGCGGAACATCAGCTTTCGGTATAGTATCGCGAATAACGCTTATAATAGTATTCGCTCGAACCGAATGTCCGGTAGAGTTTCATCTGCGACGGGTCGACCTTGGTCAAGATAGTACCGACGCACTTCGCATAGAGTTCCGGCTCGGACAGCAGGGTCGACTGCACGACCTTGCGCGATGTCTTTCCCCACTCGATAACGAAAACCACCGCATCGAGTTTCGAATTGATAGCGCGCGCATCCACGACCGGCGCCAAGGGCGGTAGGTCGACGATAATATAGTCGAAGCTTTGACGCGCCGTTTCAAGAAGCTGATCCATGCCGCGTGAGGCAAGCAGTTCCGACGAATGCGGAACACGATACCTTGCCACCGTCGGCAAAAATGCCAGCTTTGTCTTGGGATCGAGAAGGATCAGGTCCTTGAGCGGACGGCTGTCGACGATCGCCTCGAGCAAGCCGGCCTCGGCATGGCGGCCGATCGCCCGGGTGGCACCGGGATTGCGCATATCGCCATCGATAAGCAGGCAACGCGCACCCTGCATTGCCAGAAGCTTGGCGAAATTGATGGATGTCGTCGACTTCCCCTCGCCAGGCAAGCTCGACACGACGCCGATGACCTTGCAGCGCTGATCGGCAGCACTGAGGTCGATCGCAATCTTGGCGCTTCGAAGCGTCTCGGCAAATGCCGAGAGTGGATGCTCCTCGACATAGGTCGTCGTCTTTCCGCCCCTGGCGATGCTTCGCGGATTGCTGGGATCAACGAGCGTCGGATCGTCGACGTTATTTTCAATCAGCGGCATGACCCCGAGAGACTCGACATCAAGCACGTCCCGGACATCATCGCCGGTGCGGAAGAACCGATCTCGGAATTCGCGGAAGGCCGCTATACCACTGCCAAATGCACATCCTACGAACATCGCGAAAGCAACAACGAGAGCTCTCTTCGGAGCGCTCGGCTTCGTCGGCGTCTCCGCCGTCGTGATGATGCGCGCAGCGGTAATCGGAAAGCTCTGCTGCTGAATTGCTTCCTGGTAGCGCGTCAAGAAGCTCTGATAGAGATTCTTGTAGGTATCGCGCGTGCGCTCGAGCTCGCGAAGCTGTACCTGCGTTTCGCCAGCCGTTGCGGCTACGCCCGTCGCCTGTGTAACACTGTCGCGCAAAGAGTTTTCCCGCGATTTTGCGACCTGCAGCTCGCTTTGGTAGCTCTCGGCGATGCGGTTCAACTCATCGAACATGAGCCTTTTATATTCTTCCATTTCCGCACGAAGCCGAACCGCCTGGACGTGATCGGGACCGAGCCGCGCCTCAATTTCGGTCTCAAGCTTGGAAGCCTCCAGATATTTCTTGCGCAGGTCGTTGGAAATGGAGCTGTCGAGCACATCCGTGACGATCGCATCGGTCTGCTTGGCGTCGATGATCGACTTGACGCGCGCATACCGTGCCTCGGCCTTTGCCGTCTCGGCCTGCGCATTGATCAATTGCGTATTGATCTCGGAAAGCTGCTGCTCGCTGATCAGCGTACCGGATCCGGCCTCGACAAGCCCATGCTCGCCGCGGAATTTCTGAACCGCAAGGTCGGTGTCCAGCGCCTGCTGCCGGAGTTCTTCGATGCGCTCCTGCAGCCATTGGCCGGCCCGGCGCGTCGCCTCGTATTTCGAATTGAGCTTGTCGACCAGATAGACGTCGGCGATCCCAGCCGCGATATCACGCGCTAGGTCCGGCGACTGCGCTGTATAACTGACATCGAGGACGTAGGAGCGGCCGACGCGTTCGACATCGATATTGCCTGCGACAGTCTCGGCAGCGCCTCGCCGCCTCATTTCCGGATCAGGTGCGACGGCTGCGTCATCGGCAAACCACGACCGAAAATTCATAAAGGATTTCAACGTTGAAACAGAAAAAAGCGAGCTTTTCGGTCCCATGAACTCCGGATTGTCGACGAGTTTCAGCTTGTCGACAACAGCATAGGCGATGGTGTCGGACTTCAACAGCTCGACCTGACTGAGGACAGTACCTTCGTCATCGTCCATCTGGCCGAACGCCGCCAGCTGGTTGATCACCTGACTATCGCTGCGGTCGATCAGCACGCTGGTGTCGGCGGTGTAGACAGGCACCGAAGTCAAGACATACACAATGCCGAGAATGGCAAAGGCGAAACCGCACGCCGCAACCATCCGCCACTGTCGGCGGGCGATTGCGATGAGCTTGTCGAAATCGATGAAATCAGCATCATTTCCGGTATCGCGGGAGGGGTCGATACGCGGCGTAAGTTTATCTGGCGATAGCAATTTCGATCTCCAACAAAGGCGTCAAGCGCTAAGATCTAAGGGCAATTCCAGCTATTGTATGACCGGGACACTCTGACTCGTCGACTCCGTCGGGTCGGTAGACGACTGGCCTCCCGCTCCGGTGCTGACGATCGTCGTCGTTGAAGTCGACGATGAATCATCCGAGCCGGCATTCGAAACCTTCAGCGTACCCGCAGTCGTCGCAGCGCCGTCGAACGGCGTACCATCGTCCGCTCCAGGCCCGGTTTGTCCAACTTGCCCGTCATTGCCAATGCCCGATGCGGCGGCGGCACTTGCACCCGGGCCGAGCGCCGCGGTCCCGCCTTCGGCAAGGACCTTTGCAAAGGCTGCAAGCAGCGGCGCCAGGTTCGGATCAGCGCTCGCCGCGTCGGCAACAGCCTTTTCGATCGCTAGCTTGAATTGCGGATCCGTCACCTGGCAGCTGTTTGCAGCCCGCCCGAGACCGGAGCCGATCGCCGCCATCTGTACGGCGTTAGCCTTCTTGGCCTGCTCGATCACCGGCGACAGCGCATCATTACTGCTTCCGACCAGCGCGCGAACACGCGAGGACAGAACCAACGGATCGGACATGTCGAGCAGGACGGCGGGGCTAGCCGTAAACCCGCTTATATCGACGGATGTCAGATTTGCCGGTCCTAGGCAGGCTGCCGCAAAGGCGCTTGAATTCATGCCGACATACATCGCGACGGCAATTCCGCTATATGCAAGCTTACGATAAACAGCCGATCTTGCCATAACCACAATTTCCTTCATCAAATCCGCTATAAGCCTCCGGCATCGATCATTCAGACCGATGCCGGCGACCTATTTCAATCAATTTCCAAGATCCTGTACCGCGTTACGGGTATCATTCGCATCGTCGGTCACTCCGGAAACAGTGGATGATACCGAGTTCACGATGTCAAGGAACTTGACCAGTTCAACAGAGTCCGAATTGGAAATATAGATAATATCCTTGTCTTCCATCTTGAACTGCTGAACAGCAAACAAGGTTGCCGGGTCACGCATGTTCGCACGGATGATCACTGGAACCATTTCACTCGCAAATCTCGTCGTGTCCACGTGCATCGCTTGAACCGTTTTCTTCGGGACAAGACGATAGAGCAAGACCTGAGCCGGATCGGCGCGGTCGTCGCGCAGGCCGCCCGCCTTGGCGATTGCCTCTCCAAGGGTCAGGTTAGACTCTTCGAAATCGAAGCGGCCACTGGTGCCTGCGGCGCCGAGCATAAGAAAGGTACGGCGCTCATGATCGATCGAGATCGTATCATCCGGTGCGACATAGATATTTTCGGCCGGGTTCTTCAACAGCGTGGTGTAGGCGACGGTTGCCGTCTTGCCGCGGCGCTGCAGCGTCACATTCGTTTCGATATTGTTGGTCGTCAAACCGCCCGCGGCGGAAATGACATCGAGAACACGCTCACCCGCCGGGCTGATCTCAACGCGCTGCGGATTGTTGACATCGCCGAGGATGGCAACCTGACTGGAGCGGCTTGTCGTTGTCGTAATAACTACCTGCGGTTCGATCGCGCGGCTCGCCAGGCGATCCTCGACGTCCTGCTCTACGGTCTCCTTCAGGCGACCGGCAGCCGGAACCCGACCCGCATAGGGAATTGTGATCGTTCCGTTTCTATCGATGGTCTGCTCTGGCAGCGAGATGTAATTGCCGGGTCGGCTACCTGCATCGGACGGAATGAAGAGACCGCCG from Rhizobium leguminosarum bv. trifolii WSM1325 encodes:
- a CDS encoding putative exopolysaccharide inner membrane protein (KEGG: rec:RHECIAT_CH0003474 putative exopolysaccharide inner membrane protein) codes for the protein MARSAVYRKLAYSGIAVAMYVGMNSSAFAAACLGPANLTSVDISGFTASPAVLLDMSDPLVLSSRVRALVGSSNDALSPVIEQAKKANAVQMAAIGSGLGRAANSCQVTDPQFKLAIEKAVADAASADPNLAPLLAAFAKVLAEGGTAALGPGASAAAASGIGNDGQVGQTGPGADDGTPFDGAATTAGTLKVSNAGSDDSSSTSTTTIVSTGAGGQSSTDPTESTSQSVPVIQ
- a CDS encoding polysaccharide export protein (PFAM: polysaccharide export protein~KEGG: rec:RHECIAT_CH0003475 exopolysaccharide export protein); this encodes MYFVRSRGSSFKGVNTGYSMGCSRIGSTRVAIVVALTTILASCTSLPRSGPDHKDVDRDAAVKVTTKERRVGIDYALVDLSKNVLSYFTAPQPTSFKGFGGGRGGAPEIPLGYGDVVSVAIFEAQSGGLFIPSDAGSRPGNYISLPEQTIDRNGTITIPYAGRVPAAGRLKETVEQDVEDRLASRAIEPQVVITTTTSRSSQVAILGDVNNPQRVEISPAGERVLDVISAAGGLTTNNIETNVTLQRRGKTATVAYTTLLKNPAENIYVAPDDTISIDHERRTFLMLGAAGTSGRFDFEESNLTLGEAIAKAGGLRDDRADPAQVLLYRLVPKKTVQAMHVDTTRFASEMVPVIIRANMRDPATLFAVQQFKMEDKDIIYISNSDSVELVKFLDIVNSVSSTVSGVTDDANDTRNAVQDLGN